The Candidatus Palauibacter scopulicola region CGCGCCCCCCGCCTTCGCGCCAGAGTTGAACCACGCCTCGCCGTCGGAGGCCGAGGCCCGATGCTCACCCCGCCCTTCAAGGAGGCGCCTCATGACCCGTCCATTCCGAGGCCGTCCATGGCGTCGTGCCGTCGCCTGCGTCGTCGCCGTCGTGCTCGCGGCTCCCGCCTCCGGGTGTGCCCAGGGGAACGGCGATCCCGTGAACGATCCGCGCTTCGAGCAGGCGGTGGCGCTGTTCGAGGCCTGGCTCGACGCGAAGATGGCGTACGAGAAGATCCCCGGCGTGTCGGCGGCGCTCGTGCACGACCAGGATCTCGTGTGGGCCCGCGGCTACGGGTACGCGCACCGCGAGACCGGGGTCCCGGCCACGCCGTCGACCATGTATTCGGTGTGTTCGATCTCGAAGCTCTTTACGTCCATCGGCGTGATGCAGCAGCGGGACGAGGGCAAGCTGGACCTCGACGATCCCGTCTCAGCGCACCTCCCGTGGTACGATCTCGAACAGGTGTACCCCGACGGTCCGAACGTGAGCGTGGAGGGGATCCTCACCCACTCCTCGGGACTCCCGCGGGAATCGGCGCACCCCTACTGGACCGGTCCCGATCACCCCTTCCCGACGGCGGACGAGATCATCGAGGGGCTTTCGGAGCAGGAGACGCTCTATCCCGGCCGCCGCTACTTCCAGTACTCGAACCTGGGGATGGCGCTGGCGGGACAGCTGATCGAGCAGGCTTCGGGGATGGGTTACGACGAGTACATCCGGAGCCGGATCCTGGAGCCGCTGGGGATGTCGGACACGTACCCCGACATTCCCGTCGAGCACCAGGGCGGCCGCTACGCCACCGGATATTCGCGGCTCGAGCGGGACGGCCAGCGGGCCGAGGCCCCCTTCTTCCAGGCGCTGGGGATGGCGTCCGCGGCGGGATTCGCCTCCACCGTGGAGGATCTGGCGCGCCTCGCCTCGTGGCAGCTTCGCCTGCTGGAGAACGGAGGGACGGAGATCCTCGACGCGAACACGCTGAGGGAGATGCACCGCGTGCACTGGGTCGACCCCGACTTCGACTCGATGTGGGGGCTCGGGTTCGCGGTCTCGCGCCGCGATGGGGAGCGTGCGGTGGGCCACGGCGGGAGCTGTCCGGGCTTCCGCTCGACCTTCCAGCTCCTTCCGGCGAAGAAGCTGGCCGGCGTGGTGATGATGAACGCGCAGGCGAATCCCACCGACGTGTGGACGAAGATGATGGCGACGCTGGGCGCGGCCTTCGAGGAGATCCAGAGCGATCCGGGCGGTGGGACGCCGCGCCCGGCCTCCCTGGCGGAGTACGAGGGACTCTACCAGTCCACGTGGGGAGAGACGGTCATCCTCCGGTGGGACGATGGTCTCGCGGCGCTCGGTGTGCCCTCGAACGATCCGGTCGAGGGAATGACGAAGCTGCGGCACGAGAGCGGCGATACCTTCCGGCGCG contains the following coding sequences:
- a CDS encoding serine hydrolase, translating into MTRPFRGRPWRRAVACVVAVVLAAPASGCAQGNGDPVNDPRFEQAVALFEAWLDAKMAYEKIPGVSAALVHDQDLVWARGYGYAHRETGVPATPSTMYSVCSISKLFTSIGVMQQRDEGKLDLDDPVSAHLPWYDLEQVYPDGPNVSVEGILTHSSGLPRESAHPYWTGPDHPFPTADEIIEGLSEQETLYPGRRYFQYSNLGMALAGQLIEQASGMGYDEYIRSRILEPLGMSDTYPDIPVEHQGGRYATGYSRLERDGQRAEAPFFQALGMASAAGFASTVEDLARLASWQLRLLENGGTEILDANTLREMHRVHWVDPDFDSMWGLGFAVSRRDGERAVGHGGSCPGFRSTFQLLPAKKLAGVVMMNAQANPTDVWTKMMATLGAAFEEIQSDPGGGTPRPASLAEYEGLYQSTWGETVILRWDDGLAALGVPSNDPVEGMTKLRHESGDTFRRVRDDGELGEAYIFHREDGAIARYSVHGNFSNKVR